Genomic window (Luteibacter yeojuensis):
GGCGCCGTTCGACGCCACCTGGATGCCGTCGGAGAACTGGAAGAAGCCGGCGAGCACCAGCAGCTGCGAGGCCATCGCGATGACTGCCACATCGCGGGTGTACAGGCGGGCGATGGCCTCCGGGAAGGCCAGCATCACGCCCGAGGAAACCAGCTGCGTGACGAGCACCAGCGCGATGCCGGACAGGCCGGCGTAACGCACGCCGGCCGGATCGCGGCGGCCGGCCGCATTGCCCACGCGGACCGTGATCGCCATCGACAGGCCCAGCGGCACCATGAACGCCACCGAGGCCACGTTGAGCGCCACGTGATGGCCGGCCGTCACGGTTTCGCCGAGGCGGCCGATCAGCAGCGCCACCGCGACGAACAGCCCGGCTTCCATCAGCAGGGTCACGGCCATCGGCAATCCGATGTGCAGGAGGCGGCCGATCTCGCGCGGATCGGGCCTGGCCATGCGTCCACCCAGGTTGAGGTCGCGGTAGTTGCGATGCTTCAGCACGTAGGTGGCGAAACCGAGCATTTCCGCCCAGAGCACCAATGCGGTGGCGATGCCGCTGCCGCGCGCGCCCATGACCGGGAAACCGAGCTTGCCGTACATCAGCACGTAGCCCAGCGGGGCGAGCAGGACGAGGCCGCCGAAGCTGAAGTACATCGACGGTCGCGGCATCGAGAGCCCTTCGGACAGGCCGCGCAGGGCGAAGTACGTGGTCAGCGCCGGCGCGGCGAAGCAGATGGCGTGGAGGAACGCTCCCACGTCCGGGCGCATGGATTCCACCACACCGAACAACGCCATCAGCGGCGACGCATGCCATACCGCGACGGCCAGCAGCAGGCCGAGGCCCCATGCGATGTAGAGCGCCTGGTGGAACACCGGACCCACCTCGCCGCGGCGGCCCGCGCCGTCCAGCTGCGCCACGGTCGGCGGCACGGCCATCATGGTGCCGATGCCGGTCACGATGGCCAGCACCCAGATGCTGGCACCCGTCACGACGGACGCCTGGGTGTGCGCCGCCTGGTGGCCGGCAAGCACGGCGTCGACGACATTGGTGCCGATGGCGGAGAGTTGCGCGACGATCATCGGCAGGGCCAACCGGAGGGTGGCGCCGATCTCCCGCCGCGCGCGAGCGCGGTCGATGGTCATGGGGTGGATGACGATGTGGGCCACCCATTGTAGCGGTTGCCGTGCCATCATCCGCAGCCGAAAGGGGAAAATTCGGGGAAGAATGCGATGAACCAACTGACGCCGTCGCCCGGCCTTTGC
Coding sequences:
- a CDS encoding MATE family efflux transporter, whose protein sequence is MTIDRARARREIGATLRLALPMIVAQLSAIGTNVVDAVLAGHQAAHTQASVVTGASIWVLAIVTGIGTMMAVPPTVAQLDGAGRRGEVGPVFHQALYIAWGLGLLLAVAVWHASPLMALFGVVESMRPDVGAFLHAICFAAPALTTYFALRGLSEGLSMPRPSMYFSFGGLVLLAPLGYVLMYGKLGFPVMGARGSGIATALVLWAEMLGFATYVLKHRNYRDLNLGGRMARPDPREIGRLLHIGLPMAVTLLMEAGLFVAVALLIGRLGETVTAGHHVALNVASVAFMVPLGLSMAITVRVGNAAGRRDPAGVRYAGLSGIALVLVTQLVSSGVMLAFPEAIARLYTRDVAVIAMASQLLVLAGFFQFSDGIQVASNGALRGLKDTRVPMGITLFAYWVIGMPIGWWLAFHRDMGARGMWMGLIAGLSMAAILLFARFWRSSVKGTWRDDPDTAAPMPFHT